The following proteins are encoded in a genomic region of bacterium:
- the ruvX gene encoding Holliday junction resolvase RuvX — protein MDHSDHGAPGGRILAIDYGRRRIGLAISDPTGTIATGLGCIEVQNDEEALNRITAGHIEWGFRAIIVGLPISESGVEGPMAAAVRAFAERLRERTRVEVRLVDERYTSREAMRIFHQTGKKLKGRKGEIDRLAAEILLRNYLDSLDAASGYDPNA, from the coding sequence ATGGACCATTCCGACCATGGCGCACCGGGCGGACGGATTCTCGCCATTGACTACGGACGGCGGAGGATCGGGCTGGCTATTTCCGATCCGACCGGCACCATCGCCACCGGATTGGGATGTATCGAGGTGCAAAACGACGAGGAAGCGTTAAACCGCATCACCGCCGGGCATATCGAGTGGGGCTTCCGCGCCATTATCGTCGGGTTGCCGATCAGCGAATCGGGTGTCGAAGGACCGATGGCCGCCGCGGTGCGCGCGTTTGCGGAGCGGTTGCGCGAACGGACCCGTGTCGAAGTTCGGCTGGTCGATGAACGATACACCTCACGCGAGGCGATGCGCATCTTCCACCAGACGGGAAAGAAACTGAAGGGACGCAAAGGCGAGATCGACCGTCTGGCCGCCGAAATTCTCCTGCGCAATTACCTCGATTCGCTGGACGCCGCTTCGGGGTATGATCCGAATGCCTGA
- a CDS encoding decaprenyl-phosphate phosphoribosyltransferase: protein MIPLLRSLRPVHWVKNLVVFAGLIFSRHFDRTDDILRSLGVFGVFCALASAVYLFNDIRDRDSDRAHPDKQRRPIASGAVAISRAVVVMVILLAGGMAGAWLLGPPVFITVAIYVALNVAYSLGLKRVSLIDVMVVALGFVLRAVAGAEAINVEISPWLVVCTLLLALFLGFGKRRWELESLGADATSHRAALAGYTIPLLDQLTAVTTAATVVAYSLYTLAPETQAKFGTSQLIWTLPFVLFGVFRYLWLIHGAHKGGNPTSALLRDWPIVLTAMSWLGTVLWLIA, encoded by the coding sequence GTGATTCCGCTTCTTCGCTCCCTGCGTCCGGTGCACTGGGTGAAGAACCTTGTGGTCTTTGCCGGGCTGATCTTCTCACGTCATTTCGACCGTACCGATGACATTCTGCGATCGCTGGGGGTCTTCGGCGTCTTCTGCGCGCTGGCCAGCGCGGTCTATCTGTTCAATGACATTCGCGACCGCGACAGCGATCGCGCCCACCCCGACAAGCAGCGCCGTCCGATCGCGTCCGGGGCGGTTGCGATTTCGAGGGCCGTGGTGGTGATGGTGATCTTGCTTGCCGGCGGCATGGCGGGCGCCTGGCTGCTGGGGCCGCCGGTGTTCATCACCGTGGCCATCTATGTGGCCTTGAATGTCGCGTATTCGCTGGGATTGAAGCGTGTGTCGTTGATCGATGTGATGGTGGTGGCGCTCGGTTTTGTGCTGCGCGCGGTGGCGGGGGCGGAGGCGATCAATGTGGAGATTTCGCCCTGGCTGGTGGTCTGCACATTGCTTCTGGCGCTCTTTTTGGGATTCGGCAAGCGGCGTTGGGAGTTGGAATCGCTGGGCGCCGATGCGACCAGTCATCGCGCCGCGCTGGCCGGCTATACCATTCCGCTTCTGGATCAACTGACCGCGGTGACCACCGCCGCCACGGTGGTGGCCTATTCGCTGTACACGCTCGCGCCGGAAACCCAGGCCAAGTTCGGCACGTCGCAGTTGATCTGGACGCTGCCGTTTGTCCTCTTCGGCGTCTTCCGATACCTCTGGCTCATCCACGGCGCCCACAAGGGCGGAAACCCCACCTCGGCGCTGTTGCGTGATTGGCCAATCGTGTTGACGGCCATGTCGTGGCTGGGAACGGTGCTATGGCTGATTGCCTGA
- the mltG gene encoding endolytic transglycosylase MltG, with protein MKFVLTVFTLLVLALAGAFALGYWVERPIAFDAPREITVAPGDGTREIAAKLDSAGVIRSERAFRWLAQWKGIDRHLRPGRYRFEGAVRLSDVLQQLNEGRIVSVMVTIPEGWTLARIALHLEGELQWPPGALTTLMSDTAILAEWAPGAASLEGYLWPETYQFYWGVEPREALTRLLQSGREQFNDTLAVRAAALGWTRHQVLTLASLIEAEAADGNERGLISGVFHNRLREGWLLQCDPTVIYAMGGLPPGRQLTRQDLNLDSPYNTYLHPGLPPGPICNPGLASIRAALYPDSTDAMYFVADGQGAHIFSRTLEQHNAANSRVKREQRQRR; from the coding sequence ATGAAGTTTGTCCTGACTGTTTTCACGCTCCTCGTGCTGGCGCTCGCCGGTGCCTTCGCGCTCGGCTACTGGGTCGAACGGCCGATTGCGTTCGATGCCCCGCGTGAGATCACAGTCGCGCCCGGCGATGGCACCCGTGAGATCGCCGCCAAACTGGATTCGGCGGGTGTGATCCGCTCGGAGCGCGCCTTCCGCTGGCTGGCCCAATGGAAGGGGATTGATCGACATCTGCGCCCGGGACGGTACCGTTTTGAAGGCGCGGTGCGGCTCTCCGATGTCCTGCAACAACTGAACGAAGGACGGATTGTCTCTGTCATGGTCACCATCCCCGAGGGATGGACCCTCGCGCGGATTGCGCTTCACCTGGAAGGCGAGTTACAGTGGCCTCCCGGCGCGCTGACCACGTTAATGAGCGACACCGCGATTCTGGCCGAGTGGGCGCCCGGAGCGGCCAGTCTGGAAGGGTATCTCTGGCCGGAGACTTATCAGTTCTATTGGGGAGTCGAACCCCGCGAAGCGCTCACACGCCTCCTGCAGTCAGGACGCGAGCAATTCAACGACACACTGGCGGTGCGCGCCGCCGCTTTGGGTTGGACCCGTCACCAAGTGTTGACCCTGGCCTCACTCATCGAAGCCGAAGCCGCCGACGGCAACGAGCGTGGCCTGATATCGGGGGTCTTTCACAACCGCCTGCGCGAGGGCTGGCTTCTCCAGTGCGACCCGACCGTGATCTACGCGATGGGCGGCCTGCCGCCGGGCCGGCAATTGACCCGGCAGGACTTGAATCTCGATTCGCCTTATAACACCTACCTCCACCCCGGCCTACCTCCCGGCCCGATCTGCAATCCGGGGCTGGCGTCAATCCGCGCGGCGCTCTACCCCGATTCCACTGACGCCATGTACTTCGTGGCCGACGGCCAGGGCGCGCACATCTTCTCCCGCACCCTCGAGCAGCACAACGCCGCCAACAGCCGCGTCAAACGCGAACAACGCCAGCGGCGATGA
- a CDS encoding TonB-dependent receptor, protein MFKRAIHAIVLIVAMLAALGASAHGATGQIVGTILDVRTGEPLIGASVLIEGTSVGAACDIDGRYTIRNAPEGTHTLVVASLGYATKKITQVAVKAGETLSVDVSLAEAVTEMKAIEVTAERARATESSVLIKRRSAVNATDGVSAEMMRKAGDADAGDAVRRMVGVSVVGGRSLVVRGMGGRYSSVSLNGSPMPSPEPEKREVPLDLFPTSLLDEVVASKTYTPDMPATFGGGGVNLSTRDFPTGREISFSASGSYNSATTGNAQLTYDGGEKEFAGLFNLGVDDGSRAMPSELMDPGWGASDSAREAAGEALAAGRQWTPTRTKAPLNRSYNLNIGDVFALGRQTDLGVATSLSYGSSYRASKELYREYRGAGGVKDLELNVERGVTTVLWGGLLNSALRLSPNHRLYFRGLHNRTADDEAHMGYGYDLLTSSSIEDVRLRYSSRRITSGQIGGDHNLQWLLGSIIGWRAVVSGADRDDPAMRSNLYSLDVVDGDTTRTWYQAGYSGAFIDIAFEDRDNQFGLDWTLPFVASGSKLKFGGIFQARTRDFRSSRFRYVTTSGLVSRDGYAEQIFTADQIAGRKNRGFALESGSRGTDVYDVNEHVAAGYAMLELPVGPRVKLMLGGRYEDLVMLMNTGHPDTVGPLNISMHTGDWFPAANLVVTVSDRIYLRAGLSRTVARPEYREIAPFQFQDYVQGRPVQGNPGLRSTYITGYDLRAEMYPGPGEVLAVSLFAKGFDDPIEFTSIDGGRPIITWENADEAKNMGVEFEARKSLGFLSSALSAATIGGNLTIIESQVVYRDSGLYQYEIDRPLTGQSPYTLNFVLGYVTPDGKTDANVILNAFGRRVVGLDNAFAPPYYEQPRQELDVSVARRLWQGVTAKLSVKNLLGADYEEKQRQIGGELAGQDVLVKRREIGRSFSLGFSYSL, encoded by the coding sequence GTGGTGGCGAGTCTTGGCTACGCGACGAAGAAGATCACGCAGGTGGCCGTCAAGGCGGGCGAGACGCTGAGCGTGGATGTGTCCCTGGCGGAGGCGGTCACGGAGATGAAGGCGATCGAGGTGACGGCCGAACGGGCGCGCGCCACCGAATCGTCGGTGCTGATCAAGCGCCGGTCGGCGGTCAACGCGACCGACGGTGTCTCGGCGGAGATGATGCGCAAGGCCGGTGACGCCGACGCCGGCGACGCGGTCCGGCGGATGGTCGGCGTCTCTGTGGTCGGCGGCCGCAGTCTGGTGGTCCGCGGAATGGGCGGACGTTACTCGTCGGTCAGTCTCAACGGCTCGCCGATGCCCAGCCCCGAACCGGAAAAGCGCGAAGTGCCGCTGGACTTGTTCCCAACGAGTCTGCTGGATGAGGTGGTGGCGTCCAAGACCTACACCCCCGACATGCCGGCGACCTTCGGCGGCGGCGGTGTCAATTTGTCAACCCGCGACTTCCCCACCGGTCGGGAGATCTCGTTTTCGGCGTCGGGATCGTATAACTCCGCCACGACCGGGAATGCCCAGCTGACCTACGATGGCGGCGAGAAGGAATTCGCCGGGCTGTTCAATCTGGGCGTTGATGACGGCTCGCGCGCGATGCCGTCCGAACTGATGGACCCGGGCTGGGGCGCCAGCGACTCGGCGCGCGAGGCCGCCGGCGAAGCGCTGGCCGCCGGCCGGCAATGGACGCCCACGCGCACCAAGGCGCCGCTGAATCGCAGTTACAATTTGAACATAGGTGACGTGTTCGCGCTGGGCCGGCAGACCGACCTCGGTGTCGCCACCTCGCTGTCTTACGGCAGCTCCTACCGGGCATCGAAGGAACTCTATCGCGAGTACCGCGGCGCCGGCGGCGTCAAAGATCTGGAATTGAATGTCGAACGCGGTGTCACCACGGTTCTGTGGGGCGGGCTGTTGAACTCGGCGCTCCGGCTCTCCCCGAACCACCGGCTCTACTTCCGTGGCCTGCACAATCGCACGGCCGACGATGAAGCGCACATGGGGTATGGTTACGACCTGCTGACCAGCTCCTCAATCGAAGATGTCCGTCTCCGATACTCATCCCGGCGGATCACCTCGGGGCAAATTGGCGGAGACCACAATCTTCAATGGCTCCTCGGCTCGATCATCGGCTGGCGCGCAGTCGTCTCCGGCGCCGACCGCGACGATCCGGCCATGCGCTCGAATCTCTATTCATTAGACGTCGTGGACGGCGACACAACGCGCACATGGTATCAAGCCGGGTACTCCGGCGCCTTTATTGACATCGCCTTCGAAGACCGCGACAATCAATTCGGGCTCGATTGGACCCTGCCGTTTGTGGCGTCGGGCTCAAAGCTCAAGTTTGGCGGAATATTCCAGGCGCGGACGCGTGACTTTCGGTCCAGCCGGTTCCGCTATGTCACCACCTCTGGATTGGTCTCACGCGACGGGTACGCGGAGCAGATCTTCACGGCCGACCAGATTGCCGGCCGAAAGAATCGGGGGTTTGCTTTGGAGTCCGGGTCGCGCGGGACCGACGTGTACGATGTCAACGAACATGTGGCCGCCGGATATGCGATGCTGGAGCTCCCTGTTGGACCGCGGGTGAAACTCATGCTTGGCGGGCGGTATGAAGACCTTGTTATGCTGATGAACACGGGACATCCTGACACGGTCGGTCCGCTCAACATCTCAATGCACACGGGAGATTGGTTCCCCGCCGCAAATCTGGTCGTCACGGTATCGGACCGCATCTACTTGCGCGCCGGACTGAGTCGGACTGTGGCACGGCCCGAGTATCGTGAAATCGCCCCGTTCCAATTTCAGGATTATGTCCAGGGACGGCCCGTGCAGGGAAATCCCGGGCTTCGGTCGACCTACATCACCGGCTACGATCTGCGGGCGGAGATGTATCCCGGCCCCGGCGAGGTGCTCGCCGTCAGTCTGTTTGCCAAGGGATTTGACGACCCGATTGAGTTCACTTCGATCGATGGCGGGCGCCCCATCATCACCTGGGAGAACGCGGACGAAGCCAAAAACATGGGAGTCGAATTCGAGGCACGCAAGTCGTTGGGCTTCCTGAGTTCCGCGCTGAGCGCGGCCACCATCGGCGGCAATCTCACAATTATCGAGTCGCAGGTGGTCTATCGTGACTCGGGACTCTACCAGTACGAAATCGACCGTCCACTCACCGGGCAGTCGCCCTACACGCTGAACTTCGTTCTCGGCTATGTCACCCCGGACGGCAAGACCGACGCAAACGTGATCCTGAACGCCTTCGGCAGACGAGTGGTCGGTCTCGATAACGCCTTTGCGCCCCCTTACTACGAGCAGCCGCGGCAGGAACTGGACGTGTCGGTTGCACGACGGCTCTGGCAGGGTGTGACAGCCAAACTCAGCGTCAAGAATCTGCTGGGCGCAGACTACGAGGAAAAACAACGGCAGATCGGCGGAGAACTCGCCGGGCAGGACGTCCTTGTCAAGCGCCGGGAAATCGGGCGCTCGTTCTCGCTGGGGTTCTCTTACTCGCTGTAG
- a CDS encoding acyl-CoA dehydrogenase family protein, which yields MIDFRLSDEHHAVQALVREFCAREVLPTIRERDRNSRHDPTLMPKMAAADIFGLCFPQRYGGLGLDYTALGLACEETEYADTSVRVILSVHVGLVSLTLLTWGTDAQKERYLPDLIAARRIGAYGLTEPNVGSDVVGLQSTADRDGGDYILNGEKTWISLADIADTFLVFAWTDRAKMKKRDHSGMSAFVVDRGMRGLTTSSIHGKLGVRAGNTGSIQMADLRVPSSAMLGHEGEGFKVAMFALDQGRFTVAAGATGLIRACRDASVAYSQTRRTFGRPIRDHQLVKEMIAKMEANFQSCRLLWLRAAWLKNTGQTNTRETALAKWTAAAAAEAAAADAVQVHGAYGFSDEYPVERFYRNSKGSSIYEGTREIQILMQADYALGLRNDEPTRCMLPVPERMPE from the coding sequence ATGATCGATTTCCGACTCTCCGATGAGCACCACGCGGTGCAAGCGCTGGTGCGCGAGTTCTGCGCCCGAGAGGTGTTGCCGACCATCCGTGAGCGCGACCGCAACAGCCGTCACGACCCGACGCTGATGCCGAAGATGGCGGCGGCCGACATTTTCGGGCTGTGCTTCCCGCAGCGCTACGGCGGCCTCGGGCTCGATTACACCGCCCTCGGGCTGGCCTGCGAGGAGACCGAGTATGCCGACACCTCGGTGCGGGTCATCCTGTCGGTGCACGTCGGGCTGGTGTCATTGACGCTTCTGACCTGGGGGACCGACGCGCAGAAAGAGCGATATCTGCCGGATTTGATCGCAGCACGGCGGATCGGCGCCTATGGCCTCACCGAGCCGAATGTCGGCTCCGATGTGGTGGGGTTGCAATCCACCGCCGACCGCGACGGCGGCGACTACATCCTCAACGGCGAAAAGACCTGGATCTCGCTGGCCGACATCGCCGACACCTTTCTGGTCTTCGCCTGGACCGACCGCGCCAAGATGAAGAAGCGCGATCACTCCGGCATGAGCGCGTTTGTGGTCGATCGCGGGATGCGGGGGCTGACGACCTCCAGCATCCACGGCAAACTCGGCGTGCGGGCGGGCAACACCGGCTCGATTCAGATGGCCGACCTGCGGGTGCCATCGTCGGCCATGCTCGGACATGAGGGAGAAGGGTTCAAGGTCGCGATGTTCGCGCTCGACCAGGGACGGTTCACCGTGGCCGCCGGCGCCACCGGGCTGATCCGCGCCTGCCGCGATGCCAGCGTCGCCTACAGCCAGACCCGCAGGACATTCGGACGTCCCATCCGCGATCATCAATTGGTCAAGGAGATGATCGCGAAGATGGAGGCCAACTTCCAATCCTGTCGGTTGCTCTGGCTGCGCGCCGCCTGGCTGAAGAACACCGGTCAGACCAACACGCGCGAGACGGCGCTGGCGAAATGGACCGCGGCCGCCGCCGCCGAAGCCGCGGCCGCCGATGCGGTGCAGGTGCATGGCGCCTATGGATTCTCCGATGAGTACCCGGTGGAGCGGTTCTACCGCAACTCCAAGGGATCGTCGATCTACGAAGGCACGCGCGAAATTCAGATCTTGATGCAGGCGGATTATGCCCTGGGATTGCGCAACGATGAACCGACCCGCTGCATGCTGCCGGTGCCCGAGCGCATGCCGGAGTAA
- a CDS encoding RidA family protein, which produces MSHQAIQTANAPSAVGPYSPAVVFEGGKMVFVSGQIPINPATGQILTGGIAEQTEQVLKNLRALLEASGTGMDRVLKTTVFLIDMNEFAAMNEVYARHFPGVPPARSTVEVRRLPKDAKVEIEAIALV; this is translated from the coding sequence ATGAGTCACCAGGCCATTCAGACAGCCAACGCGCCGTCCGCGGTGGGGCCCTACAGCCCGGCGGTGGTCTTTGAGGGCGGCAAGATGGTGTTTGTCAGCGGACAGATTCCGATCAACCCGGCCACAGGCCAGATCCTCACCGGCGGCATCGCCGAGCAGACCGAGCAGGTGCTGAAGAATCTGCGCGCGCTCCTGGAAGCGTCGGGTACGGGGATGGACCGAGTGCTGAAGACCACGGTCTTCCTGATCGACATGAACGAATTTGCGGCGATGAACGAAGTCTATGCGCGCCACTTTCCCGGTGTGCCGCCGGCGCGTTCGACCGTCGAGGTCCGTCGCCTTCCCAAGGATGCGAAAGTCGAGATCGAGGCCATCGCGCTCGTATGA